From Alcaligenes faecalis, the proteins below share one genomic window:
- a CDS encoding ABC transporter ATP-binding protein: METKHVPVRIEQCAKTYADGTRGLHPSTLDIAPGEVMALLGPSGCGKTTLLRLIAGLEMPDAGSRILFDGQDVTHLPIEKREVGMVFQHYALFPNMTVEANIGYGPKIKGMAQPLRQERVGELVDLMRLNGLEKRLPSALSGGQRQRVAIARAIANQPRVLLLDEPLAALDAKLKISLRDELAELLRRLRITAIHVTHDQQEAFAIADRLAVMHEGRIIQTGDGESLYRNPTHPFVASFLGRVNVLRRTQQSCSSNEIRLADLCLPCPDSLRDATELFVRPEDITVSLDRKTGWAQARVHQRSFMGGRVQLTLGVEGQADMIAEVDRDHGAVAGSIVGIQINPLKLMPGTPPRPQDLPG; the protein is encoded by the coding sequence ATGGAAACTAAACACGTCCCGGTGCGCATCGAACAATGCGCCAAAACTTATGCGGATGGCACGCGGGGGTTGCACCCTAGCACGCTGGACATCGCCCCCGGCGAAGTCATGGCCTTGCTCGGGCCTTCAGGTTGCGGCAAGACCACCTTGCTGCGATTGATCGCCGGCCTGGAGATGCCGGATGCCGGCAGCCGCATTCTGTTCGATGGGCAAGACGTCACCCATTTGCCGATCGAGAAACGTGAGGTGGGCATGGTGTTTCAACACTACGCCCTGTTCCCCAATATGACGGTAGAAGCCAATATCGGGTATGGCCCCAAAATCAAGGGCATGGCACAACCCTTGCGTCAGGAACGGGTCGGCGAGCTGGTCGATCTGATGCGTCTGAATGGCCTGGAAAAACGCCTGCCCTCTGCCCTGTCCGGTGGACAGCGACAACGCGTTGCCATCGCACGTGCCATTGCCAATCAACCCCGTGTTCTGCTGCTGGACGAACCCTTAGCCGCACTGGATGCCAAACTGAAAATCTCTTTACGCGATGAGCTGGCTGAATTGCTGCGACGACTGCGCATCACCGCCATTCACGTCACCCACGACCAGCAGGAGGCCTTTGCGATTGCCGACCGGCTGGCCGTCATGCACGAGGGCCGCATTATTCAGACTGGCGATGGAGAAAGTCTGTATCGCAACCCCACCCATCCCTTTGTGGCAAGCTTTCTGGGCCGAGTAAATGTGTTGCGACGCACGCAGCAAAGCTGCTCAAGCAATGAAATTCGGCTGGCTGATCTATGCCTGCCCTGCCCCGACTCGTTGCGCGATGCCACTGAGCTATTTGTCAGACCGGAAGACATTACTGTTTCCTTGGACAGAAAAACGGGCTGGGCACAGGCACGAGTCCATCAACGTAGCTTTATGGGCGGACGGGTGCAACTGACACTAGGCGTGGAAGGCCAGGCAGACATGATTGCTGAAGTTGACCGTGACCACGGGGCAGTCGCCGGCAGTATCGTGGGCATTCAGATCAATCCGCTCAAGCTCATGCCGGGCACCCCGCCACGCCCCCAGGATCTCCCCGGTTAA
- a CDS encoding ABC transporter permease has product MKQTSSSGMNRPAPVLLAVTGLTVLFLLGPILISVMAGLVNNYRLGLKSGLTLKWLEQVWVNYGATVWLSLQLALLCVLAVIVLGVPCAYALARSRSRLARTFEELLTLPVAVPGMASALALLLAYGSLQGFRQSFWFILVGHIVFTLPFMVRTTSAALQKRSLVDLEEAARSLGANFSQIFFGILLPAILPAIVAGSLMVFTLSLGEFNLTWMLHTPLTRTLPVGLADSYASMRIEVGSAYTLIFMLVILPVLWGLQTLARLLEKHDGN; this is encoded by the coding sequence ATGAAGCAGACTTCTTCTAGCGGCATGAATCGCCCTGCTCCTGTGCTCCTGGCTGTGACCGGCCTGACTGTTCTGTTTCTGCTTGGACCCATCCTGATTTCAGTTATGGCGGGCCTGGTCAACAATTACCGTCTGGGCCTGAAAAGCGGCCTGACCCTGAAATGGCTAGAACAGGTCTGGGTGAACTACGGTGCTACGGTCTGGCTATCGCTGCAACTGGCTCTGCTGTGCGTGCTGGCTGTCATCGTGCTTGGCGTGCCCTGCGCCTACGCATTGGCTCGCAGTCGCTCGCGCCTGGCCCGGACCTTCGAGGAACTGCTGACCCTGCCAGTAGCCGTTCCCGGTATGGCCTCCGCGCTGGCTCTGCTGTTGGCCTACGGCTCCTTGCAAGGTTTTCGCCAAAGCTTCTGGTTCATTTTGGTAGGCCACATTGTGTTCACTTTGCCCTTTATGGTGCGCACCACAAGCGCGGCCTTGCAAAAACGCAGCCTGGTGGATCTGGAAGAGGCCGCCCGATCCTTGGGCGCCAACTTCAGCCAGATCTTTTTCGGCATCTTGCTGCCTGCCATCCTGCCCGCGATTGTGGCGGGCAGTCTGATGGTTTTCACCTTGTCCCTGGGCGAGTTCAACCTGACCTGGATGCTGCATACACCGCTGACACGTACCCTGCCCGTGGGACTGGCGGACAGCTACGCCTCTATGCGCATTGAGGTGGGCTCAGCCTATACGCTGATTTTCATGCTCGTCATCTTGCCCGTGCTCTGGGGGCTGCAAACACTGGCGCGCTTGCTGGAGAAACACGATGGAAACTAA
- a CDS encoding ABC transporter permease, whose amino-acid sequence MQGKYLLPLCSAPAVAFFAAFWLLPAAQLLALPAQEGIHTYWVVLTSGRYLQALLQTLLLSAIVTLATLVLGAMVGIVMARHRVPAKRLLLSLMTLPLSFPGVIVGFFIILLGGRQGLLAQITQDLGLGRVTFAYGLLGLFLAYLYFSLPRAIATYTAAAESIDRNLEEAARACGASRWAVARDVWIPELAPTSLSCGAIVFATSMGAFGTAFTLSSRYEVLPITIYNEFTNYANFTLAASLSISLGLLTWFTLWMARRLVRDPSVIA is encoded by the coding sequence ATGCAAGGCAAATACCTGTTACCCCTGTGCTCGGCACCTGCTGTGGCCTTTTTTGCTGCCTTCTGGCTCTTGCCTGCGGCACAGCTTCTGGCACTGCCCGCACAAGAAGGCATCCACACCTACTGGGTCGTCCTGACATCGGGGCGTTACTTGCAGGCCCTGCTGCAAACGCTGCTCCTGTCCGCCATCGTGACGCTGGCGACCCTGGTACTGGGCGCCATGGTGGGTATCGTGATGGCTCGCCATCGCGTACCTGCCAAGCGTCTGCTGCTTTCCTTGATGACCTTGCCCCTGTCTTTTCCGGGCGTGATCGTCGGTTTTTTCATTATTTTGCTGGGTGGCCGGCAGGGGCTTCTGGCTCAGATCACGCAGGACCTGGGTTTGGGACGTGTGACCTTTGCCTATGGCTTGCTGGGTCTGTTTCTGGCCTATCTGTACTTTTCCCTGCCCCGCGCCATTGCCACCTATACCGCGGCGGCCGAATCCATCGACCGCAATCTGGAAGAGGCAGCACGCGCCTGCGGTGCCTCGCGCTGGGCCGTCGCCAGAGACGTCTGGATACCGGAACTGGCACCGACCTCCTTGTCCTGTGGCGCCATTGTGTTTGCCACCTCCATGGGCGCGTTCGGCACGGCCTTCACCTTGTCCAGCCGCTACGAAGTACTGCCCATCACCATCTATAACGAATTTACCAATTATGCGAATTTCACCCTGGCCGCCAGCCTGTCCATTTCCTTGGGGCTGCTGACATGGTTTACCTTGTGGATGGCCCGGCGTCTTGTGCGCGACCCATCCGTCATCGCGTGA
- a CDS encoding ABC transporter substrate-binding protein, with protein MKHILSTLACRVALPLAMLTFGNAAAAQTAICYNCPPEWADWASQIEAIKQHTGITVPPDNKNSGQSLAQLVAESANPVADVTYLGITFAIQAQKEGVTQAYKPKGWEQIPEGLKDPQGHWFAIHSGTMGIMVNKSALGDVPVPASWNDLLKPEYKGLVGYLDPSSAFVGYVGAVAINEALGGTMDNFDPAINWFKALQKNNPIVPKQTAYARLISGEIPILLDYDFSAYRAQYKDGEDVAFVIPQEGTIVVPYVMSLVNKAPHTEEGRKVLDFVLSEQGQSIWANAFLRPVRSSAISEQAQSRFLPDSEYARAKAIDYDRMGQGQKPFAERYLAEVR; from the coding sequence ATGAAACATATTTTGAGCACCTTGGCATGCCGTGTCGCATTGCCATTGGCCATGCTGACATTCGGCAATGCGGCCGCCGCACAGACGGCAATCTGCTACAACTGTCCACCTGAATGGGCTGACTGGGCCAGCCAGATCGAGGCCATCAAACAGCACACCGGCATTACCGTGCCCCCAGACAACAAGAACTCGGGCCAGTCGCTGGCTCAACTGGTTGCCGAATCGGCCAACCCGGTGGCCGACGTGACCTACCTGGGCATTACCTTTGCCATTCAGGCCCAAAAAGAAGGGGTGACTCAGGCCTACAAGCCCAAGGGCTGGGAGCAGATTCCGGAAGGTCTGAAGGATCCGCAAGGCCATTGGTTTGCCATTCACTCCGGCACCATGGGCATCATGGTCAACAAATCGGCCTTGGGTGATGTACCCGTACCTGCCTCCTGGAACGATTTGCTCAAACCGGAATACAAAGGCTTGGTTGGCTACCTGGACCCGTCATCCGCCTTCGTGGGCTATGTGGGCGCCGTGGCGATCAATGAAGCCCTGGGCGGCACCATGGATAACTTTGATCCGGCCATCAACTGGTTCAAGGCCTTGCAAAAAAACAATCCCATCGTCCCCAAGCAAACCGCCTATGCCCGCCTGATTTCCGGCGAGATCCCCATCTTGCTGGACTACGACTTCAGCGCCTATCGCGCTCAATACAAGGACGGCGAGGATGTGGCCTTCGTGATTCCGCAAGAAGGCACGATTGTCGTTCCTTACGTGATGTCCCTGGTCAACAAGGCACCGCACACCGAAGAGGGACGCAAAGTGCTGGATTTCGTGCTGTCCGAGCAAGGGCAGTCGATCTGGGCCAATGCCTTCCTGCGTCCGGTTCGCAGCAGCGCCATCAGCGAACAGGCACAGTCGCGCTTTTTGCCTGACAGCGAATACGCCCGTGCCAAGGCGATTGACTATGACCGCATGGGACAAGGCCAGAAACCCTTTGCCGAACGTTATCTGGCCGAGGTCCGCTAA
- a CDS encoding LacI family DNA-binding transcriptional regulator, with amino-acid sequence MANVGILDVAKAAQVSVATVSRVINEPEKVGDKTLQRVQAAIQALGYEPNASARSLRSQRSRVIGVVLPTLLNPVFAECLKGIADTATRGGYAILPFFTEYHLERESQAVALLLASNVEGIVLVVSNPARSPALERLSKTSCPYVLAYNQHPEHPCVTVNGEQAMIELIGHLATQGHRRIAMVSGHLHVSDRAQQRSRGYLKGMDRAGLAPMPLLEVPFMDQTPDDQPASAHKKSGLHLASVARLLRQTDRPTAVIGSNDLIAIRCLRTAQQIGLRVPQDISIIGFDGIGLGAELFPRPATIVQPNEKIGRQCIGLLLGAIARQQPVPAQESILLPYTFDPGESCAPSPFQLQAP; translated from the coding sequence ATGGCCAATGTTGGAATTCTGGATGTCGCCAAAGCAGCGCAGGTATCGGTTGCCACGGTATCGCGCGTTATCAATGAACCTGAAAAGGTGGGCGACAAGACCCTGCAGCGTGTGCAAGCCGCCATCCAGGCACTGGGTTACGAGCCCAATGCCTCGGCCCGCAGCCTGCGCAGCCAGCGCAGCCGTGTGATTGGTGTGGTCCTGCCTACCTTGCTCAATCCCGTCTTTGCCGAGTGCCTGAAAGGAATTGCCGATACCGCTACCCGCGGCGGCTACGCCATCCTGCCCTTCTTTACGGAATACCACCTTGAGCGTGAATCCCAGGCCGTGGCCCTGCTGTTGGCCAGCAACGTGGAGGGCATTGTTCTGGTGGTCTCAAATCCAGCTCGCTCCCCCGCGTTGGAGCGCTTGAGCAAAACATCCTGCCCTTATGTGCTGGCCTACAACCAGCATCCCGAACACCCCTGCGTCACCGTCAATGGTGAACAAGCCATGATTGAGCTGATTGGCCATCTGGCAACACAGGGCCATCGCCGCATTGCCATGGTGAGCGGGCACTTGCATGTTTCCGACCGTGCCCAACAACGCAGTCGTGGTTACCTCAAAGGGATGGACCGTGCCGGCTTGGCCCCCATGCCCCTGCTGGAAGTGCCGTTTATGGATCAAACGCCTGACGACCAGCCAGCCTCTGCCCACAAGAAGAGTGGCCTTCATCTGGCCAGCGTCGCCCGGCTTTTGCGCCAGACAGATCGGCCTACCGCCGTCATCGGCTCCAATGACTTGATTGCCATTCGTTGCTTGCGAACCGCGCAACAGATCGGCCTGCGCGTCCCCCAGGACATCAGCATTATTGGCTTTGACGGCATTGGCCTGGGCGCGGAGCTGTTTCCCCGCCCCGCCACCATCGTCCAGCCCAATGAGAAAATTGGCCGCCAGTGCATCGGCTTGCTGCTAGGTGCTATCGCCCGGCAGCAGCCTGTTCCGGCTCAAGAGTCGATATTGCTGCCCTACACCTTTGATCCGGGTGAATCCTGCGCCCCCTCTCCGTTCCAACTACAGGCGCCCTGA
- the kdpF gene encoding K(+)-transporting ATPase subunit F produces MSASFFTVLAGGISLGLFIYLFYALLKAEKF; encoded by the coding sequence ATGAGTGCGTCCTTTTTCACAGTTCTGGCAGGAGGGATTTCTCTGGGGCTGTTTATCTATTTGTTCTATGCCTTGCTCAAGGCCGAAAAATTCTAA
- the kdpA gene encoding potassium-transporting ATPase subunit KdpA produces MLDDLMQFLIILALSTVLLVVVGKWIAHFFSSPNHSLIERGTYRLLGVNPEEKMSWKRYGLALLFSNAAMLLLGYVLLRVQAWIPGDSLQRAAQTPDLAFNTAVSFTTNTNWQAYSGESSLSNFSQMAAITFLMMIRATTSLAAAGGFIRGLSRKSSADIGNYWVDFTRSLYRLLLPCSFLLALLYIWQGMPQTLTSDVVVNTLEGLKQQIILGPVASLESIKHVGTNGGGFFGMNAAHPFENPTPLTNTVHMLSMLLVPSALTYAFGSMLARRRQGWAFFTAFLVMFIGFLSLIYSAEQAGNPLLTSLGVDQAQSSTMGGGNLEGKELRFGVAQSSLFATVTTAATTGSVDAMHSSLTPLGGLVPIAQMMLNNVFGGIGVGFISLVSYAILTVFLVGMMIGRSPEFLGKKIEAREMKYVMLAMLAHAFSILGFTALASVLPSTMNSLSNMGPHGFSEVLYAYTSGTANNGSAFAGFNANTPFFNTTIGLAMLVGRYLTLLPLLALAGVLAAKKAVPAGPGTLSTATPLFTGLLIFVVLVVGGLTFLPALALGPIVEHLLMLDGITF; encoded by the coding sequence ATGCTGGACGATCTGATGCAGTTTCTAATTATTCTGGCCCTCTCCACGGTCTTGCTGGTGGTGGTGGGCAAATGGATTGCCCATTTTTTCAGTAGCCCCAATCACAGCCTGATCGAGCGTGGTACGTATCGGCTACTGGGTGTGAATCCTGAGGAGAAAATGTCCTGGAAGCGATATGGTCTGGCGCTCTTGTTCAGCAACGCCGCCATGTTGCTTCTGGGATATGTTCTTTTGCGGGTGCAGGCCTGGATTCCCGGAGACAGCTTGCAGCGTGCCGCGCAAACGCCCGACCTGGCCTTCAATACGGCCGTGTCCTTTACGACCAATACTAATTGGCAGGCATATTCGGGCGAATCCAGTCTGTCCAACTTCTCTCAAATGGCGGCCATCACTTTTTTGATGATGATCCGTGCCACCACGAGTTTGGCTGCGGCTGGTGGCTTCATCCGTGGTTTAAGCCGTAAAAGTTCGGCTGATATTGGTAATTACTGGGTGGACTTCACCCGCTCTTTATATCGCCTGCTCTTGCCGTGCAGTTTTTTGCTGGCTTTGCTGTATATCTGGCAGGGTATGCCGCAGACGCTGACTTCTGATGTCGTGGTCAACACGCTGGAAGGGCTTAAGCAGCAGATTATTCTGGGGCCAGTGGCCAGCCTTGAAAGCATCAAGCATGTGGGAACCAATGGGGGCGGTTTCTTTGGCATGAATGCGGCCCATCCTTTTGAAAATCCCACGCCGCTGACTAATACCGTGCATATGCTCAGCATGTTGCTGGTGCCCTCGGCCTTGACCTATGCCTTTGGCTCGATGCTGGCTCGTCGTCGCCAGGGCTGGGCCTTCTTTACAGCCTTCTTGGTGATGTTCATCGGCTTTCTGTCTCTGATTTATAGCGCCGAGCAGGCAGGCAATCCTTTGCTGACGTCCCTGGGTGTGGACCAGGCCCAAAGCAGCACGATGGGCGGTGGCAATCTGGAAGGCAAGGAACTGCGCTTCGGTGTGGCGCAAAGCAGCTTGTTTGCCACCGTGACCACGGCTGCGACCACCGGCTCGGTCGATGCCATGCACTCTTCGCTGACCCCTTTGGGTGGCCTGGTGCCGATTGCCCAAATGATGCTGAACAACGTCTTTGGTGGGATAGGCGTGGGCTTTATCAGCCTGGTTAGCTACGCCATTCTGACGGTGTTTCTGGTGGGCATGATGATAGGGCGCAGCCCGGAGTTTCTGGGCAAGAAGATTGAGGCGCGGGAGATGAAGTACGTGATGCTCGCCATGCTGGCGCATGCCTTCAGCATTCTGGGCTTTACGGCCTTGGCCAGCGTGCTGCCATCCACCATGAACAGCCTGTCCAATATGGGGCCGCATGGCTTCAGCGAAGTCCTGTACGCCTACACCTCGGGTACGGCCAATAACGGGTCGGCCTTTGCCGGCTTCAATGCGAACACGCCATTCTTCAATACCACGATAGGGCTGGCCATGCTGGTCGGGCGTTACCTGACCTTGTTGCCCTTGCTGGCTCTGGCCGGTGTGCTGGCAGCCAAGAAAGCGGTTCCTGCTGGTCCTGGCACCTTGTCGACGGCCACTCCCTTGTTTACCGGTTTGTTGATCTTCGTGGTTCTGGTGGTGGGTGGGCTGACTTTCCTGCCTGCTCTGGCGCTGGGCCCGATTGTGGAGCACCTGTTGATGCTCGATGGCATTACTTTTTGA
- the kdpC gene encoding potassium-transporting ATPase subunit KdpC encodes MSTHQYMVSTAAAPTMRSFLRPVLLSAVFFMLLTGIAYPLATTLIGTALFPEQAKGGLIQRDGQLVGSRQIGQYFSQPEYFHGRPSATLGADPADPSNTIAQPYNAAASGASNQGVLSKSLLEAVAERSRAYRLMNGLAKDSPVPVDAVTASASGLDPHISVANARLQAARIAKVRGMSLAQVQVLIDRYTLARQLGVLGEPRVQVLELNLALDMAKPAQPAVH; translated from the coding sequence ATGTCTACCCATCAATATATGGTTTCGACAGCGGCTGCACCGACGATGAGAAGCTTCTTGCGTCCCGTGCTGCTGTCTGCCGTGTTTTTCATGCTTTTGACGGGCATTGCCTACCCATTGGCTACGACCTTGATTGGCACCGCCCTGTTCCCGGAACAGGCAAAGGGCGGCCTGATTCAGCGTGACGGCCAGCTCGTGGGTTCCCGCCAGATTGGTCAGTACTTCAGTCAGCCCGAGTATTTTCATGGGCGCCCCAGTGCAACCTTGGGCGCGGACCCGGCTGATCCTTCCAACACTATTGCGCAGCCTTATAACGCCGCTGCCAGCGGGGCGAGCAATCAGGGGGTATTAAGCAAGAGTCTGCTGGAGGCTGTGGCCGAACGCAGCAGGGCCTATCGCCTGATGAACGGTTTGGCCAAGGATTCACCCGTGCCGGTGGATGCCGTGACGGCGTCGGCATCGGGACTGGACCCCCACATCTCGGTAGCCAATGCCCGTTTGCAGGCCGCGCGTATTGCCAAGGTACGTGGCATGTCGCTGGCTCAGGTTCAGGTCCTGATCGATCGCTATACCCTTGCTCGTCAATTAGGCGTGCTGGGTGAGCCACGCGTGCAGGTCCTGGAGCTTAATCTTGCGCTGGACATGGCCAAGCCTGCCCAGCCTGCAGTGCATTAG